AATTCAAACGAGTATAAGTATAGAAGGGCTAAAGAAAGAGTAGGAGCTATAAAATCTTTTTATAATAATCTTTTGGCATACTGCATTGTAATCCCATTTTTGGCTTGGGTCAATTATAATACCACAGGCTTTCCTTGGGTAATATTTCCGGCACTCGGATGGGGAATAGGATTAGTTGGTCATTGGGCCAATGCCTATGGGTACAATCCCATTTTAGGGAAGAACTGGGAAGAGCGTAAAATTAAGGAGTTAATGAACAGTAACGATTTTTAGGGAATCGCTTATATTTAGTAAATGATTTACTTACTTTAATAATCATAGCAATCATGGACGATAGAAATAGAGAGGACAAATATTTTAGGGCACGGGAACGCGTAGACCAGATAAAGAAGTTTTATTCTAGCTTACTGTCTTACATTATCTTCATAGCACTACTGGGAGGACTGAATTATTGGATAGATGAGTGGAGATATCCTTGGTTTTTATGGGCAGCTTTTGGATGGGGGATAGGTTTGGTTTTTCAAGCTATCAAGGCATTTGGGTTCAACCCTTTTTTTGGGAAGGACTGGGAAAA
This genomic window from Maribacter sp. MJ134 contains:
- a CDS encoding 2TM domain-containing protein, with protein sequence MDDRNREDKYFRARERVDQIKKFYSSLLSYIIFIALLGGLNYWIDEWRYPWFLWAAFGWGIGLVFQAIKAFGFNPFFGKDWENRKIKELMENDEDAKKWK
- a CDS encoding 2TM domain-containing protein, which translates into the protein MENSNEYKYRRAKERVGAIKSFYNNLLAYCIVIPFLAWVNYNTTGFPWVIFPALGWGIGLVGHWANAYGYNPILGKNWEERKIKELMNSNDF